The genomic window CGGTTCGTCCCCGCGACTTTTCTCGCCATTCGACTTGACCCGCCTGGGGACCTCGTGTACACAGCCGGACAACGAATTTGCCCTCGTCCCGATCGCGCCACTTCGAACCTCCAACTTGATGCACTCCAGGGGACGCGTGATCCGGGCGGGATGCCGTGCCGACGCCATGGGCGGCCCGGGCAAAGCAAAGGAAATTGCTCTCTCGCCTCGCTGGCTTAAGGGGCCGCCCTCAAGGATGTCGGCGGTGGCCAACGAGGCGGCGAAAGGAGGTCGCGTTGGGAAGGCTCAGATCGCTCACAGTCATCCTGATCTTCGGCTCGATGGGAGCGGCCACGGAGGGCGCGTTTCCCGGTGACGCCGCCCCATCGCCGGCCGCGTCGGCACGAAGGCCAGCGCCCGTGCCGCCCATCAAGTACCTCGAGGCGGGAGCCCGGCTCTACAACAGCGGCGACTTCGATCGCGCCGCGAAGTACCTGGACGCGGCCCGCCTGTATCGGGACGAGCTCCAGTCCGACGAGCAGGCCACGCTGGACGCCTACCTGAAGGAGCTCGCCAAGGTCCAGGGCGCGGCCTCGACGGCCCCCGCCCCGGCGGCGGACCCGGGCGTCACGAAGGCGGCCATGCCCGCCCCGACGGCCGCGTCCCCGGCACCGGTCGGCGACGTCCGCTCGGCCGGCACCGACGAGCCGGCGATCGCCGACCCCAAGCAGCGGGCCCGCTGGCTGCTGCATGAGGCCCGGGAGCAGATCGCCGCGGGCAACCCGGCCGGCGCCGAGGCCAAGATCGCCGAGGCCGAGGCCGTCGACGTGAAGTGGGGCCTCTTCGACGACACGCCCGCCAAGGTCCGCAAGGACCTCAAGCGGGAGTTCCCCAACGCCGCCTCGGCGGACGTCGGCAAGGCCGCCCCCTCCCAGCCCGGCGACCACAAGACCGCCGTGGCCCAGCTCCGCGAGGCCCGCGCGGCGCTCGCCAAGCACCAGGTCGACCAGGCGGAGTCCATCGCCGCGCAGGTCAAGGGGTGGAACCTCAGCTACGGCCTGTTCGAGGACAACCCGGACAAGGTCATCGCGGCCGCCCACGCCCTGCGGAAGCGGGACCGCATGCGCAACGTCCCGGCGAAGGAGTTGGCCAGCACGGGCGTCTATGACGTCCTCGTCCAGGAGTCCCGCCAGCTCCTGAAGCTCGGCAAGCTGGAGGAGGCCTCCGCCAAGGCCAAGCAGGCCCAGCGGATGAACGTCACCCCGTCCCTGACCGCCGACCGCGCCGAGTCGGTGCTCTTCGACATCGCCGAGGCCGACGCCCGCCGGAAGAAGGCCGTCGCGAGCAAGTCGCCCGCCGCGACCATGGACCCGGCGGTCCGTCAGGTGTCCGGCGAGTCCGCCGGCGCGCCCCTGCTGGCCGCCCCGGATCAGGACCCGGCGCCCGCCGCGGCACCGGCCGAGCTCGTCCCGGCCGACCAGCCGGTGGCCGATGCGACGAAGGCCGAGGCCCCGAAGGTCGCGGCCGCCCCGCAGCCCGCCCCCGCGGACGCGATGCCCGCCCTCGACGACCAGCCCCACGCCGCCGAGCCCGTCGCGGCCGCGCCGGCCGCGGGCCACGCAAGCAAGGGCGAGCAGATGCTGGCCGAGGCCAGGGCCCTCTACGCCAGCGGCAACTACCCGGCCGCCCGCCAGCTCGCCGAGGAGGCCAAGGCCGGCAAGGCCGGCGTGGACTCCCAGGCCGACGAGCTCCTCGCCCAGGTCGGCATGGCCGAGCAGCGCGGCGCCTTCACGCTCTACGAGTCCGCCCTGTCGGCCATGCGGAACGGCGACAACGCCCGCGCCCGCGCCCTCCTCAACGAGGTGGCCTCGGCCGGCGCCTCGCTCGACGAGAACCTCCGCACGAAGGTCGAGGAGCTGCTGAAGAAGATCCCCGCCGCCGACAAGGCGAACGCCCCGAGCGGCCGCGCGGTGGTCGGCGACAAGGCCCCCATCCCGGATGCCGAGGCGCTCGCCGCCCAGAAGCTCAACGCCGAGGTCGGGACCAAGATCGCCGAGGCCCGCCGGCTCCAGGAGATCGACCCCGACAAGTCGATCGCCCTCTACGAGCAGACCATGAAGGCCGTGAAGGCCTCCGGCCTCTCGAACAGCCTGACCAAGCCGATGGTCCGCCGCCTCGAGGTGGCCCTCGAGCTGGCCAGGAAGGACAAGGTCGCCTTCGACGTGAAGATGAAGGACAAGTCCGCCAAGGCCGACATCGAGCTCAAGCGGCTCCGCTACCTGGAGGCCGACAACGCCAAGAAGGCCCGCATGAAGGAGCTGATGGACAAGGCGCAGGCCGCCTACGCCGCCGGCAACCTCAACGAGGCCGAGACCTACGCCAAGCGGGCCGGCGAGATCGACCCTAACGAGGTCGCGGCGACCATGATGGCCTACAAGGCCCGGATGGAGCGTCGCTACAAGCAGGACCTAGACACCCGCGCCGCCAAGGAGAACGGGGCCGTCACGGCGTTCCAGGAGGTCGACCTCGCGAGCGTCGCCGACCCCGAGGTCCAGCTCAACGGCATCAAGTACGCCAAGAACTTCAAGGACCTGACCCGCGAGCGGCTGCGGATGAACCAGAAGCTCGAGGTCAAGAAGGACCCCAAGGTCCTGGCCATCGAGGCGAAGCTCCGCGAGCCGATCTCGATGAACTTCGAGCAGCGGCCGCTCAGCGAGGCCATCACGTTCATCCAGAACTACACGGGCCTGAACGTGGTCCTCGACCCCAAGGCCCTCAGCGACGAGGGGCTCACCTCGGCGGCGCCGGTCTCCCTGACCGTGAACAACGTCTCGCTGAAGACCGCCCTCAAGCTGATGCTCCGGCCGCTCGGCCTGGTGCACAAGGTTGACGACGAGGTCCTGCTGATCACCAGCCCGCAGGCCACGCCCAACCAGATGTATGCCCAGACCTACTACGTGGGCGACCTGATCATGCCCGCGAGCAAGGCGGGGGACGGCCAGTTCACGGGGGCCCTGACCACGGCGGACAACCAGTCGACGCAGCTCCTCAGCAGCTCGACGTCCGGCGTCGTGCAGGGGAACGGCACGGACGTGTCCGGCGTCAAGAAGGGCGAGCGTCCCAACGTGGACATGACCCCGCTGATCCAGCTGATCTCGACGTCGATCGCGCCCGGCACCTGGCAGGTCCAGAACCAGGCCGGCCAGGACATCTCGGCGAACTACGGGCTCGGCGGCGGCTTCGGCGGCGGCGGCGGCCTCGGCGGCGCCGACGACTCCCGGCCCCCCGGGGCGATCATCCCCTTCTACCTGAGCATCAGCCTGATCATCCGGCACACGGCCGAGGTGCACGAGCAGATCGCCGACCTGCTCCGCCAGCTCCGCCGCCTGCAGGACCTCCAGGTGTCCATCGAGGTCCGGTTCATCACGGTCACGGATAACTTCTTCGAGCAGATCGGCGTCGACTTCGACTTCTCGATCCAGTCGGATTCGGTCGGCAAGAAGAGCACCTGGGCCATCCCCAACTCGGCGGCCCAGATCATCCCCGTGCCCGGCACGCCCGGCAACGGGACCGGGACGACCGGCGGCGGGATCGGCGGCACCGGCGGCGGCGTCGGCGGGACCGGCGGGACGACCGGCGGCGGCGTCGGAGGCACCGGCGGCGGCACGACCGGCGGGATCGGCGGCGGCGGCGGCGGGATCGGCGGCGGCGGCGGCGGCCTCGGCGGCGGCGGCGGCGGCCTCGGCGGCGGTGCCGGCGGCGGCCTCGGCGGCGGTGCCGGCGGCGGCCTCGGCGGCGGCGGCGGCACGACCGGCGGCTCCACCGCGCAGTATCTCGTCAACCCGTTCCGCGACCACGCCCTGGGCAGCAAGCTGCCGATCACGGTGGGCACGCAGGGCGGCGGCCTCTACAACTTCTCCAACAACCTCCAGATCCCGTTCACGAACACCAGCGGCAGCCTGATCGCCCCGACCAACGCCGTCGCCGGCGCCGGTGCGACCCTGGGCCTCGCGTTCCTGAGCGACCTCGAGGTGTACTTCTTCCTCACCGCGGCGCAGGGGGACACCCGCACGAACGTGCTCCAGGCCCCGAAGGTGACGACGTTCAACGGTGCCATCGCCACCATCCTGAACGCCGAGCTGCAGTACTACATCGCGGCCCTGACGCCCGTGGTCGGGCCCGGCTCGGTGGCCTTCCTGCCGCAGCCGCAGGCGTTGCTCAACGGCGTGTTCCTGTCGGTCACGCCGGTCGTCTCCGCCGACCGCAGGTACGTCCGGATGACGCTGTCGCCGAACTTCCAGACGGTCGATGGCTTCACCACCATCCAGGTCCCGGCGGCGGTCGGCGGTGCCGGCCTGGGCGGCAGCTCGGCGGCGATCAACGCCACGATCCAGCTCCCCCAGACGAACACGACCACGGTCTCGACCACGGTCACCGTCCCCGACGGCGGCACGGTCCTGCTCGGCGGCGTGAAGCGGCTGAACGAGGAGCGCCGCGAGTTCGGCGTGCCGGTCCTCTCCAAGACCCCCTGGATCGACCGCCTCTTCCGCAACGTGGGCATCGGCCGCATCAGCAGCAGCCTGATGCTGATGGTCACGCCGCGGATCATCATCATCGAGGAGGAGGAGGAGAAGCTGGGCATCCCGTCCACCGCGACGTTCTGATCCCGGCCTCTCCGCCTCCCAGCCAGCGCCCAATGCGACCGGGCCGCCGGAGTCCCCACTCCGGCGGCCCTTGGCTTGCGCCGAGCCGGCGCGGGGCGCAGGGCGCGCGGGGCGGGATCGGCGGATTCAACTTGCGGCGAGCCCGCGGCGGCCCCATGATCAGGGAGGCTCGCCCGGCCGTCGCCGGGCCGCGATCCGACGAGAGGCCCAGCCGCACCATCGAGGTGTCCATGCCCCACCTGCTTCCGCTCGCAATGGCCGCCCTGCTGGCGGCCCAGTCCGCGCCCGCGAGGCCCGACGCGGCGAAGGCCGGCCCGCCCCGGGAGCCCGACCCGGCGTGGAAGCCCCTGGCCCGCAGCCTCTGGTTCGACCCGTCCGCAAAGCAGCTCATCATCCGCGCCAAGGTCGTGCTGCGCGAGGGGCCGCTCGAGCACCTCATGTGCCTGAAGGGCACCAAGGAGCACGAGGCGATCCTCGCCACCGACGCCCCTCCGCGTCAGATTCACGCCGGCCTCCTCCTGACCGGCGCGGAGGAAGGCCATCCCGTCCGCTTCCTCCCCAAGTTCGAGCCGCCGGCGGGGACCGCCATCGCGATCGAACTGCAATTCGCGGCGGGGGGTGAGGCGAAGAAGGTGGATGCCCGCACCTGGCTCAAGGACTCTCGGGGCAAGAAGGACTTGCAGGAACGCTGGGTCTTCGCCGGGAGCGAGGTCTACACCGACCCGATCACCAAGCAGAAGATGTACGCCGCCGACGAAGGCGACCTCATCACCGTCGCCAACTTCGGCGGCGCCATCCTCGACCTGCCGATCGCCAGCTCCGCCAGCAATGAAGAGCGAGTCTTCCTCGCGGACACGGATCACATCCCTCCGCTGGGGACCGAGGTCTTCCTCTTCCTCAAGCCGGCGGCGGGAGGGAAATCGGGCAAACGCTGACCGTCCCCCCCCCCGTGCCGCTCACTTGGCCCGGAGCGCGCACCAGACCCCCGAGGGATGGAACTGGGCGTCGATGGGCCGCTCCTGCAGGTCCGCCCACTCGTCGGGCGACCAGATCACGAGCCTCACCTCGTAGCCGTTGATCCTCCACCGAGCCGACTTCTCGATACCGTGTCCAGGATCGAAGACCCTGAGAAATGTCTCGCCAGGCCTGCGGCCTCGCACACCGAGATTTCGGACCATGGCAGGGAACTCCCCTGTTGCGGCGGGCATCACGAACGATCGAGCACTCTGGCAGGGGTACGCCCCCCTTCCTCCGTCGAAGGAGCTCCAATGCGTGGTTTTCTGCGTCCGTTCCTGCATGCTATTGCGTCATCGCGACAGCATGCCACACTTCGTGATCCCAGCCGTGCCTAGTATTATTTGCTTTATAAAACTGACTAGTCAAGGAAGGGCGTCGCGGATTCTTCCCTTACAATAAGTGATCCGAGATCGACGAGCCCGACATGTCGAAGGCGTACGAAGCGGCCGATCCTGTTCCCCGGCTCGTCCATGGCGTGGTGGCGGGGATGCAGCGCCCGGCGATCATCCACACGGAAGCCCTTTCGAAGAGTTACGGCCCCTTCCGGGCCCTCAAGGGGATCGACCTCGACGTCGCCCAGGGGGAAGTGTACGGCCTCCTCGGGCCCAACGGATCGGGCAAGACGACGGCGATCCGGCTGCTGCTGGGGCTGATCCGCCCGACCTCCGGCCGGGCGACCGTGTTCGGCCTCGACTCCTGGCGGCAGAGCCTCCAGGTGCGCCGCCTGGTCTCCTTCCTGCCGGGGGAGTTGCGCCTCTTCGGGTCGATGTCCGGGCTGGGCACGCTCCGCTTCCTGTCCGATCTCCGCGGAGGCGACGGCCTGGACCGCGCCGTGGCCATCGCCGAGCAGGTGATGAAGCTCGACCTGCGGAAGAAGGTCCGGGCCTACTCCACGGGGATGAAGCAGAAGCTGGCCCTCGCGCTGGCGTTCGCGGATCCGGTGGACGTCCTCATCCTGGACGAGCCCACCTCCGCCCTGGATCCGTCGGCGCGGGGCGAGGTCATCCGGCTGGTCAAGGAGGCCCGCGAGATCGGCCAGACGATCATCTTCTCCGGCCACGTGCTCTCCGAGGTGGAGGAGGTCTCCGACCGCGTGGCGATCCTCCGCCGCGGGCGGCTGATGCACGTGGAGGACATGAAAAGCCGTCGCGCGCTGAGGATGGTCCTCGCCCGGTTCCGGGGCGGGATCCCCGCGGACGTCCCTGAGGACCTGGGACTGGCGGCCCGCGAGCGCACGGGGGACGTCGTCCTGTTCGAGCACCGCGGGGAGATCGGCCCCCTGCTCTCCTGGCTGGCGAGTCTCCCCGTCGAGGACGTCGCCATCGGGACGGAGGACCTCAGGAGCCCGTACGACCGCTTCCACGGGCCGGACATGGCGGACGGGGAGGACGAGGGATGAGGCCGTTCCTGGGGCTGCTCCGGAAGAACCTGCACGACGTCCGGGGGACGTTCCTGCTCTCGTCGATGGCCCTCTTCGGGCTGGGCTGGCTGTTCGTCTTCGTGACGTCGCTCAACGAGGCGAGGATCATGAAGCCCCTGGCCGACGACGACACCGGGACCAGGTTCCGGATGATGCGTGCCATGGGCGTCGACGAGGAGTCGGCCTCGGCGGCCATCATGATGACCTTCTGGAGCCATCCGTTCATCCTCCTCGTCGTCTCGATCTGGGCGATCTCCAGGGGCTCCGCGGCCGCCTCCGCGGAGATCGAGCGCGGCACCCTGGACCTGATCCTCAGCAGGCCGGTCTCCCGCCCGGCGTACCTGCTCAGCCACGTCCTCGTGGGGATGGGCGGGCTGCTGGGCCTGGCGATGATGCTCGTGGCGGGCGCCGCCTGCGCGCTGGGATTCAACTACCTCCGCGTCCCCCCCAGGCCCGCGGCGTTCCTCGGCCCCGGCCTCAACCTCGCCGCGCTGGGGGCGCCCATCTACGGCTACACCCTGCTGGCCTCGGCCTGCGACAGCGTCCGCTGGCGGCCCACCATGATCGGATCCGTGCTGACGCTCGGCGGCTTCATCGCGCTGGTCATCTCCCTGCTGCCGGTCTTCCAGGACTACCCCTGGAGGGTGTACCTGGAGCGGGCCTCGATCTTCAAGCTGTACAACCCCGTGGACGCCGTCGGCGCCGCGGAGCACCTGGCGCGGGACGTCGGCCTGTTGCTCCTCATCGGGGCCGGCTGCACGGGCCTGGCCCTGGCCGCCTTCATCCGTCGCGACCTCCCCGCGAATGGCTGACCGCGGCCCGCGGTGCACCGTTGCAATGTGACCGCGGCGCGATCAAGATGAGAGGAGATGTCGAGTCGCGGATGCAGCCCGCGACGTCCCTCCCCGACCGCCCCGCCGACTGTCGCCGGGCGTGCCAGACCGCGGAGGAGGCCAGCGACGATGTCGAAGGCGATTCCCGACGCGCGAGCGACCGCCCCGCCCGATCCGGACGGCCATCCCGCGGGCGACCCGCGCCTCAAGCTCCTCGACGCGAGCATGAAGCGGCACCGATTCCAGCCCGATGCGCTCATCGAGGTGCTGCACACGGCCCAGGAGCTCTTCGGCCACCTGGAGGACGACCTCATGCTCTACATCGCCCACGGGCTGAGGCTGCCGCCGAGCCGCGTCTACGGGGTCGCCACGTTCTATCACTTCTTCACGTTCGCCCCGCGGGGGGCCCATACCTGCGTCGTCTGCCTGGGCACCGCCTGCTACGTGAAGGGCTCCGAGGCCCTGCTGGCCGCCGCCCGCGGCCGCGCGGCGGCGCTGTCCGAGGCGGCCGAGGACCCGCGGTTCATCTCGGTCGAGACGGCCAGATGCCTGGGGGCCTGCGGGCTGGCCCCCATCGTGGTCTATGACGGGGACGTCTGCGGCGACCAGACGCCCGAGGCCGTGGCGGTCCGGATGGAAGGGTGGCGGAACCATGGATCTCGCTGAGCTCCAGGAGGTCGCGGATCGCGAGGCCGCGGCCAGCAAGGCCGTCCGCTTCCGCGTCTGCTCGGCCGCGGGCTGCCTCTCCTCCGGCGCCCTGGAGGTCCGGAGCGGCCTCGAGGATGCCGTGGAGAGGGAGGGACTGGGCGAGAACGCGCAGGTCTGCGCGGTGGGATGCCTCAGGCTCTGCTGCGAGGGGCCGCTCGTCCGGGTGGACCCGGACGGGACGCTCTACGAGCGCGTCGCACCCGACCAGGCCGCCTCGATCGTCGCGACGCTCAAAGGCGGCGAGCCTTCGGCGCGTCGGGGGGACGCCGATCGGCCGTTCTTCTCGCTCCAGAGGTCGATCGTCCTGGAGAACAGCGGCACGGTCGAGCCCGAGCGGATCGAATCCTACATCGCCGCCGGCGGCTATCGCTCGCTCCACGAGGTCGTCCGGGAGATGAATCCGGCGGAGGTCGTGGACCTCGTCACGCGGAGCGGCTTGCGCGGCAGGGGCGGCGCCGGGTATCCCACCGGGCTCAAGTGGGGCATGGTGGCCAAGAACCCCGGCCCGCACAAGTTCGTCGTCTGCAACGCCGACGAGGGGGATCCCGGCGCGTTCATGGACCGGACCGTCCTGGAGAGCGACCCCCACCGGGTCCTCGAGGGGATGGCGATCGCCGCCTACGCGGTCGGTGCGGAGCAGGGCTACATCTACGTCCGGGGCGAGTACCCGCTGGCGATCCGCCGCCTCGAGACGGGGATCCGCCAGGCCCGACGGCTCGGCCTGCTCGGGACGCAGATCTTCGAGTCCCCGTTCAATTTCCGCGTGGACCTGAGGATCGGGGCCGGGGCCTTCGTCTGCGGCGAGGAGACCGCGCTGATCGCCTCCATCGAGGGCCGCCGAGGGGTCCCCCGCCCGCGCCCCCCCTACCCGGCCGCGAGCGGCCTCTGGGGCAACCCCACCCTCATCAACAACGTCGAGACGTTCGCCAACGTCCCGCCGATCATCCGCAACGGCCCGGAATGGTTCGCCTCGATCGGCACCGCGAAGAGCAAGGGGACCA from Aquisphaera giovannonii includes these protein-coding regions:
- a CDS encoding type II secretory pathway, component PulD, translating into MPPIKYLEAGARLYNSGDFDRAAKYLDAARLYRDELQSDEQATLDAYLKELAKVQGAASTAPAPAADPGVTKAAMPAPTAASPAPVGDVRSAGTDEPAIADPKQRARWLLHEAREQIAAGNPAGAEAKIAEAEAVDVKWGLFDDTPAKVRKDLKREFPNAASADVGKAAPSQPGDHKTAVAQLREARAALAKHQVDQAESIAAQVKGWNLSYGLFEDNPDKVIAAAHALRKRDRMRNVPAKELASTGVYDVLVQESRQLLKLGKLEEASAKAKQAQRMNVTPSLTADRAESVLFDIAEADARRKKAVASKSPAATMDPAVRQVSGESAGAPLLAAPDQDPAPAAAPAELVPADQPVADATKAEAPKVAAAPQPAPADAMPALDDQPHAAEPVAAAPAAGHASKGEQMLAEARALYASGNYPAARQLAEEAKAGKAGVDSQADELLAQVGMAEQRGAFTLYESALSAMRNGDNARARALLNEVASAGASLDENLRTKVEELLKKIPAADKANAPSGRAVVGDKAPIPDAEALAAQKLNAEVGTKIAEARRLQEIDPDKSIALYEQTMKAVKASGLSNSLTKPMVRRLEVALELARKDKVAFDVKMKDKSAKADIELKRLRYLEADNAKKARMKELMDKAQAAYAAGNLNEAETYAKRAGEIDPNEVAATMMAYKARMERRYKQDLDTRAAKENGAVTAFQEVDLASVADPEVQLNGIKYAKNFKDLTRERLRMNQKLEVKKDPKVLAIEAKLREPISMNFEQRPLSEAITFIQNYTGLNVVLDPKALSDEGLTSAAPVSLTVNNVSLKTALKLMLRPLGLVHKVDDEVLLITSPQATPNQMYAQTYYVGDLIMPASKAGDGQFTGALTTADNQSTQLLSSSTSGVVQGNGTDVSGVKKGERPNVDMTPLIQLISTSIAPGTWQVQNQAGQDISANYGLGGGFGGGGGLGGADDSRPPGAIIPFYLSISLIIRHTAEVHEQIADLLRQLRRLQDLQVSIEVRFITVTDNFFEQIGVDFDFSIQSDSVGKKSTWAIPNSAAQIIPVPGTPGNGTGTTGGGIGGTGGGVGGTGGTTGGGVGGTGGGTTGGIGGGGGGIGGGGGGLGGGGGGLGGGAGGGLGGGAGGGLGGGGGTTGGSTAQYLVNPFRDHALGSKLPITVGTQGGGLYNFSNNLQIPFTNTSGSLIAPTNAVAGAGATLGLAFLSDLEVYFFLTAAQGDTRTNVLQAPKVTTFNGAIATILNAELQYYIAALTPVVGPGSVAFLPQPQALLNGVFLSVTPVVSADRRYVRMTLSPNFQTVDGFTTIQVPAAVGGAGLGGSSAAINATIQLPQTNTTTVSTTVTVPDGGTVLLGGVKRLNEERREFGVPVLSKTPWIDRLFRNVGIGRISSSLMLMVTPRIIIIEEEEEKLGIPSTATF
- a CDS encoding YdjY domain-containing protein — encoded protein: MPHLLPLAMAALLAAQSAPARPDAAKAGPPREPDPAWKPLARSLWFDPSAKQLIIRAKVVLREGPLEHLMCLKGTKEHEAILATDAPPRQIHAGLLLTGAEEGHPVRFLPKFEPPAGTAIAIELQFAAGGEAKKVDARTWLKDSRGKKDLQERWVFAGSEVYTDPITKQKMYAADEGDLITVANFGGAILDLPIASSASNEERVFLADTDHIPPLGTEVFLFLKPAAGGKSGKR
- a CDS encoding ABC transporter ATP-binding protein, with amino-acid sequence MSKAYEAADPVPRLVHGVVAGMQRPAIIHTEALSKSYGPFRALKGIDLDVAQGEVYGLLGPNGSGKTTAIRLLLGLIRPTSGRATVFGLDSWRQSLQVRRLVSFLPGELRLFGSMSGLGTLRFLSDLRGGDGLDRAVAIAEQVMKLDLRKKVRAYSTGMKQKLALALAFADPVDVLILDEPTSALDPSARGEVIRLVKEAREIGQTIIFSGHVLSEVEEVSDRVAILRRGRLMHVEDMKSRRALRMVLARFRGGIPADVPEDLGLAARERTGDVVLFEHRGEIGPLLSWLASLPVEDVAIGTEDLRSPYDRFHGPDMADGEDEG
- a CDS encoding ABC transporter permease subunit, with amino-acid sequence MRPFLGLLRKNLHDVRGTFLLSSMALFGLGWLFVFVTSLNEARIMKPLADDDTGTRFRMMRAMGVDEESASAAIMMTFWSHPFILLVVSIWAISRGSAAASAEIERGTLDLILSRPVSRPAYLLSHVLVGMGGLLGLAMMLVAGAACALGFNYLRVPPRPAAFLGPGLNLAALGAPIYGYTLLASACDSVRWRPTMIGSVLTLGGFIALVISLLPVFQDYPWRVYLERASIFKLYNPVDAVGAAEHLARDVGLLLLIGAGCTGLALAAFIRRDLPANG
- the hoxE gene encoding bidirectional hydrogenase complex protein HoxE; the encoded protein is MSKAIPDARATAPPDPDGHPAGDPRLKLLDASMKRHRFQPDALIEVLHTAQELFGHLEDDLMLYIAHGLRLPPSRVYGVATFYHFFTFAPRGAHTCVVCLGTACYVKGSEALLAAARGRAAALSEAAEDPRFISVETARCLGACGLAPIVVYDGDVCGDQTPEAVAVRMEGWRNHGSR
- a CDS encoding NuoF family protein, with translation MDLAELQEVADREAAASKAVRFRVCSAAGCLSSGALEVRSGLEDAVEREGLGENAQVCAVGCLRLCCEGPLVRVDPDGTLYERVAPDQAASIVATLKGGEPSARRGDADRPFFSLQRSIVLENSGTVEPERIESYIAAGGYRSLHEVVREMNPAEVVDLVTRSGLRGRGGAGYPTGLKWGMVAKNPGPHKFVVCNADEGDPGAFMDRTVLESDPHRVLEGMAIAAYAVGAEQGYIYVRGEYPLAIRRLETGIRQARRLGLLGTQIFESPFNFRVDLRIGAGAFVCGEETALIASIEGRRGVPRPRPPYPAASGLWGNPTLINNVETFANVPPIIRNGPEWFASIGTAKSKGTKVFALAGKVRHTGIVEVPMGTTLRTIVETMGGGAPDGGTIKAVQTGGPSGGCIPEDRLDTPVDYESLAQLGSIMGSGGMIVMDQGTNMVEIARFFIGFCMDESCGKCIPCRAGTVQLHRMLSRIIDGEAAEEDLEPLRALCEMVKAASLCGLGQSAPNPVLSTLRYFEDEYRQLLRPGAGAAAASAGR